The following proteins come from a genomic window of Lolium rigidum isolate FL_2022 chromosome 5, APGP_CSIRO_Lrig_0.1, whole genome shotgun sequence:
- the LOC124652782 gene encoding asparagine synthetase [glutamine-hydrolyzing], which translates to MCGILAVLGCADDSQGKRVRVLELSRRLKHRGPDWSGMHQVGDCYLSHQRLAIIDPASGDQPLYNEDKSIVVTVNGEIYNHEQLRAQLSSHTFRTGSDCEVIAHLYEEHGENFIDMLDGVFSFVLLDTRDHSFIAARDAIGVTPLYIGWGIDGSVWISSEMKGLNDDCEHFEAFPPGHLYSSKQGGFKRWYNPPWFSEAIPSVPYDPLALRKAFEKAVIKRLMTDVPFGVLLSGGLDSSLVAAVTVRHLAGTKAAKRWGTKLHSFCVGLEGSPDLKAAKEVANYLGTVHHEFHFTVQDGIDAIEDVIYHTETYDVTTIRASTPMFLMSRKIKSLGVKMVISGEGSDEIFGGYLYFHKAPNKEELHRETCHKIKALHQYDCLRANKSTSAWGLEARVPFLDKEFINEAMSIDPEWKMIRPDLGRIEKWVLRKAFDDEEEPFLPKHILYRQKEQFSDGVGYSWIDGLKAHAESNVTDKMMSNAKFIYPHNTPTTKEAYYYRMIFERFFPQNSAILTVPGGPSIACSTAKAVEWDAQWSGNLDPSGRAAFGVHLSAYEQEHVRATIAAGTTKKPRMIKVVAPGVAIES; encoded by the exons ATGTGCGGCATACTGGCGGTGCTGGGATGTGCCGATGACTCTCAGGGGAAGAGAGTCCGCGTGCTCGAGCTCTCGCGCAGGCTCAAGCACCGTGGCCCGGACTGGAGCGGGATGCACCAGGTCGGCGACTGCTACCTCTCCCACCAGCGCCTTGCCATCATCGACCCGGCCTCCGGTGACCAGCCACTCTACAACGAAGACAAGTCCATCGTTGTCACT GTGAATGGGGAGATCTACAACCATGAACAACTCCGGGCGCAGCTCTCCTCCCACACCTTCAGGACCGGCAGCGACTGCGAAGTCATCGCACACCTG TACGAGGAGCACGGAGAGAATTTCATTGACATGCTGgatggtgtcttctccttcgtctTGCTCGACACACGCGACCATAGCTTCATTGCTGCCCGCGACGCCATTGGTGTCACGCCCCTGTACATTGGCTGGGGTATTGATG GGTCGGTGTGGATTTCATCAGAGATGAAGGggttgaatgatgactgtgagcaCTTTGaggcctttcctcctggccatctcTACTCCAGCAAGCAGGGAGGCTTCAAGAGATGGTACAACCCACCTTGGTTTTCCGAGGCCATTCCTTCAGTGCCATATGATCCGCTTGCTCTCAGGAAGGCTTTTGAAAAG GCTGTCATCAAGAGGCTTATGACAGATGTCCCATTCGGTGTTCTACTCTCTGGTGGCCTTGACTCATCACTGGTTGCAGCGGTCACAGTTCGCCACCTGGCAGGGACAAAGGCTGCAAAGCGCTGGGGGACTAAGCTCCATTCCTTTTGTGTCGGCCTTGAG GGATCACCTGATCTGAAGGCTGCAAAAGAGGTTGCCAATTACCTGGGTACCGTGCACCATGAGTTCCACTTCACTGTTCAG GACGGCATTGATGCAATTGAAGATGTGATTTATCACACAGAAACATATGATGTGACAACAATCAGGGCAAGCACGCCAATGTTCCTGATGTCTCGCAAGATCAAGTCACTTGGGGTCAAGATGGTCATCTCTGGTGAGGGTTCCGATGAGATTTTTGGAGGATACCTCTACTTCCATAAGGCCCCCAACAAGGAGGAGCTCCACCGTGAAACCTGTCATAAG ATCAAAGCTTTGCATCAGTATGATTGTTTGCGGGCCAACAAGTCAACATCTGCATGGGGACTCGAAGCACGTGTACCATTCTTGGACAAGGAGTTCATCAACGAGGCAATGAGCATAGATCCAGAGTGGAAGATG ATCAGACCTGATCTTGGAAGAATTGAGAAGTGGGTGCTAAGGAAAGCatttgatgacgaggaggagcccTTCCTGCCAAAG CATATTCTGTACAGGCAGAAAGAACAGTTCAGTGATGGTGTTGGCTATAGCTGGATCGATGGCCTAAAGGCTCACGCAGAATCAAAT GTGACCGATAAGATGATGTCAaatgcgaagttcatctacccacACAACACCCCGACAACAAAGGAGGCATACTATTACAGGATGATTTTTGAGAGATTCTTCCCCCAG AACTCGGCGATCCTGACAGTGCCAGGGGGACCGAGCATCGCATGCAGCACGGCGAAGGCGGTAGAGTGGGATGCTCAGTGGTCAGGGAACCTGGATCCCTCAGGGAGAGCAGCGTTCGGAGTCCACCTCTCAGCCTATGAACAAGAGCATGTCCGGGCTACCATTGCTGCAGGAACAACCAAGAAGCCGAGGATGATCAAGGTTGTGGCACCTGGTGTTGCCATTGAGAGCTGA
- the LOC124652784 gene encoding protein enabled homolog, which translates to MPCCQWVLSVAKSSSNTPSWLNRLHAKQGGLSFPAHLQIDDLLYGQPQPQPPPPPPPTPPPPPPPPALLPPPPPPPPASSDRRLAVIAPQDPLPNPKPPRDPARPNPSPNNTNHPPPQPHTQPPPPPPLSGVISDLFAVPSAPRSGRPPKPFRKQSRPRPKDKSASKDDKDKAKARKRRRADRGGAGVVDGERRSKTDVTVIDTSTQGWKAAKLLIRRGTAWRVRDRKYSEISETEEVNKGKRRAGLVAKVLRDREREKEAALPGNIHAGSGYLSMVPGDDAIQTVKRPRSSEPVLGSQSAPILMLPSSSTISQP; encoded by the exons ATGCCGTGCTGCCAATGGGTGCTCTCCGTGGCCAAGAGCAGCAGCAACACTCCCTCATGGCTCAACCGCCTCCACGCCAAGCAGGGCGGCCTCTCCTTCCCCGCCCACCTCCAAATCGACGACCTCCTCTACGgccagccccagccccagccgccccctccacctccacccacacccccaccgccgcctccccctcccgccCTCctcccccctccgccgccgccgccccccgctTCCTCTGACCGCCGCCTCGCCGTCATCGCCCCCCAGGATCCGCTCCCCAACCCCAAGCCGCCCCGCGACCCCgcccgcccaaaccctagccccaacAACACCAACCATCCTCCACCTCAGCCACAcacacagccgccgccgccgccgccgctctccggCGTCATCTCCGACCTCTTCGCCGTCCCCTCCGCCCCGCGATCCGGCCGCCCGCCCAAGCCCTTCCGCAAGCAGTCCCGCCCCCGCCCCAAGGACAAATCTGCCTCCAAGGACGAcaaggacaaggccaaggccCGGAAGCGCCGCCGGGCCGACAGGGGCGGCGCCGGTGTCGTCGACGGGGAGCGGCGCTCCAAGACGGACGTCACCGTCATAGACACCAGCACCCAGGGCTGGAAGGCCGCCAAGCTGCTCATCCGCAGGGGCACCGCCTGGAGGGTCCGCGACAGGAAGTATTCCGAGATCTCGGAAACTGAGGAGGTCAACAAGGGCAAGAGGAGGGCTGGACTCGTCGCCAAAGTGCTCAGGGATAGGGAGAGGGAGAAAGAGGCCGCCTTGCCG GGAAACATCCATGCTGGTAGTGGGTATCTGTCAATGGTACCAGGTGATGATGCCATACAAACAGTGAAACG ACCAAGAAGCTCCGAACCAGTACTGGGAAGCCAAAGTGCACCTATTCTTATGTTACCAAGTTCAAGTACCATTAGCCAGCCCTGA